A genomic stretch from Arthrobacter sp. KBS0702 includes:
- a CDS encoding dihydrolipoamide acetyltransferase family protein — translation MTVNKFNLPDVGEGLTEAEIVSWKVKAGDTVAVNDVLCEIETAKSLVELPSPYAGTVTELLVAEGVTVDVGTPIISVSDTATAEPASAAKPAAAPAAMAPATPDEAPMYGKLEPDTSEAGGPPAGGPLVGSGPKADAVKRRRRISAPPVPAAAAQAPAVEPVEAHDIWISPEAVARAERPAPADAEAVDQRPTLGGAITGLVSRVLAKPPVRKIARDLGIDLADVVPTGARGEVTREDLVSYQAQRDAELDQADSFWGKTGRPQEQRIERIPVKGVRKATARAMVESAFAAPHVSIFVDVDASRTMEFVKRLKVSRDFEGIKVSPLLILAKAVIWAAARNPSVNASWVDAGDGSDSAEIHVKHFMNLGIAAATPRGLMVPNIKNAQDLSLKELALALNDLATTARAGKTQPAQMQGGTLTVTNIGALGIDTGTPIINPGEVAIVAFGTIKQKPWVLDGEVIPRWITTLGGSFDHRVVDGDLSARFMADVAAILEEPALLLD, via the coding sequence ATGACCGTGAACAAGTTCAACCTTCCCGACGTCGGCGAGGGCCTGACCGAGGCCGAGATCGTGTCCTGGAAGGTCAAAGCCGGCGACACCGTGGCCGTCAACGACGTGCTCTGCGAAATCGAGACCGCCAAATCCCTCGTGGAACTGCCCTCCCCATACGCCGGGACCGTCACCGAACTGCTGGTCGCGGAGGGCGTGACGGTCGACGTCGGTACGCCCATCATCAGCGTCTCCGACACTGCGACGGCCGAGCCCGCCTCCGCCGCAAAACCGGCGGCTGCACCTGCCGCAATGGCTCCCGCAACCCCGGACGAAGCGCCGATGTACGGGAAGCTGGAGCCGGACACCTCCGAGGCCGGCGGCCCTCCGGCCGGCGGTCCGCTGGTCGGTTCCGGTCCCAAGGCCGACGCCGTCAAACGCCGGCGCCGGATCTCCGCCCCGCCGGTTCCGGCCGCCGCCGCCCAGGCCCCCGCCGTCGAACCCGTCGAGGCGCACGACATCTGGATCAGCCCTGAAGCCGTCGCCCGCGCCGAACGTCCGGCCCCGGCAGACGCCGAAGCCGTCGACCAGCGGCCCACCCTGGGCGGCGCCATCACGGGCCTCGTCAGCCGCGTCCTGGCCAAACCCCCGGTCCGGAAGATTGCCCGGGACCTCGGCATCGACCTGGCCGACGTCGTGCCCACCGGCGCACGCGGCGAGGTGACCCGCGAGGACCTGGTGAGCTACCAGGCGCAGCGCGACGCCGAGCTGGACCAGGCGGATTCATTCTGGGGCAAGACCGGCCGGCCCCAGGAACAGCGGATCGAGCGGATCCCAGTCAAGGGCGTGCGCAAGGCCACAGCCCGGGCCATGGTGGAGTCCGCCTTCGCGGCCCCGCACGTGTCCATCTTCGTGGACGTCGATGCCAGCCGCACCATGGAGTTCGTCAAGCGGCTCAAGGTTTCCCGCGACTTCGAGGGCATCAAGGTCTCGCCGCTGCTGATTCTCGCCAAGGCGGTCATCTGGGCCGCGGCGCGCAACCCCAGCGTCAACGCGAGCTGGGTGGATGCCGGAGACGGCAGCGACTCGGCCGAGATCCATGTCAAGCACTTCATGAACCTTGGCATCGCTGCCGCGACTCCGCGCGGCCTGATGGTGCCGAACATCAAAAACGCCCAGGACCTCTCGCTCAAGGAACTCGCCCTGGCGCTCAACGATCTGGCCACCACGGCGAGGGCAGGCAAGACCCAGCCGGCGCAGATGCAGGGCGGCACCCTCACGGTCACCAATATCGGCGCCCTGGGCATCGACACCGGAACGCCGATCATCAACCCCGGCGAGGTGGCGATCGTGGCTTTCGGGACCATCAAGCAGAAGCCGTGGGTGCTCGACGGCGAGGTGATCCCGCGCTGGATCACGACCCTTGGCGGCTCCTTCGACCACCGCGTGGTGGACGGGGACCTCTCGGCGCGCTTTATGGCCGACGTGGCGGCCATCCTGGAGGAGCCGGCCCTGCTGCTGGACTGA
- a CDS encoding alpha-ketoacid dehydrogenase subunit beta — translation MTTMTIAKAINEGLRATLAGNPRTLLMGEDIGPLGGVYRVTDGLIGEFGADRVVDTPLAESGIIGTAIGLALSGYLPVCEIQFDGFVFPGFNQITTQLAKMHSRSNGNLTVPVVIRIPYGGGIGSIEHHSESPEALFAHTAGLRIITPSNPHDAYWMIQQAVDCLDPVIVFEPKRRYWLKGDVDTDSPGQSADPFRAHVLRAGTDATVVAYGPLVPVALAAAAAAAEDGLSVEVIDLRSISPIDFDTVTASVRKTGRLIVAHEAPTFGGIGGEIAARVSERAFHSLEAPVIRVGGFHMPYPVAKVEEDYLPDIDRILEALERALAY, via the coding sequence ATGACCACCATGACCATTGCCAAGGCCATCAACGAGGGCCTGCGCGCGACCCTGGCCGGCAACCCGCGCACCCTGCTGATGGGCGAGGACATCGGCCCGCTGGGCGGCGTCTATCGCGTCACCGACGGCCTGATCGGCGAGTTCGGCGCCGACCGCGTCGTGGACACCCCGCTGGCCGAGTCCGGCATCATCGGCACCGCGATCGGCCTGGCGCTGAGCGGCTACCTGCCGGTCTGCGAGATCCAGTTCGACGGCTTCGTCTTTCCGGGCTTCAACCAGATCACCACGCAGCTGGCCAAGATGCATTCGCGCAGCAACGGCAACCTCACCGTCCCGGTCGTCATCCGGATCCCCTACGGCGGCGGGATCGGCTCGATCGAGCACCACTCCGAGTCCCCGGAAGCGCTGTTCGCCCACACCGCCGGGCTGCGGATCATCACCCCGTCCAACCCGCACGACGCCTACTGGATGATCCAGCAGGCCGTCGACTGCCTGGACCCGGTGATCGTCTTCGAACCGAAGCGCCGCTACTGGCTCAAGGGCGACGTCGACACCGACTCCCCGGGCCAGTCCGCGGACCCGTTCCGGGCCCACGTGCTGCGCGCCGGTACCGACGCCACAGTCGTGGCCTACGGCCCACTGGTTCCGGTGGCCCTCGCCGCGGCCGCAGCCGCCGCCGAGGACGGCCTCAGTGTGGAGGTGATCGACCTGCGCTCCATCTCGCCGATCGACTTCGACACTGTCACGGCCTCGGTCCGCAAAACCGGCCGGCTGATCGTGGCGCATGAGGCACCGACCTTCGGCGGCATCGGCGGCGAGATCGCCGCCCGGGTCAGCGAGCGGGCCTTCCACTCGCTCGAGGCCCCGGTCATCCGCGTCGGCGGCTTCCACATGCCCTACCCGGTGGCCAAGGTGGAGGAAGACTACCTGCCGGACATCGACCGCATCCTTGAGGCGCTGGAACGCGCCCTCGCCTACTGA
- the pdhA gene encoding pyruvate dehydrogenase (acetyl-transferring) E1 component subunit alpha, whose protein sequence is MGATHLPSTEFDGTDVDDQREAQAEAVLGDPAVPMVQLLGPDGTLGTDPVFSEYAARLDAEKLRSFYADMAKIRRFDVEATALQRQGQLALWVPLTGQEAAQIGSGRASQPQDYIFPTYREHGVALTRNVDLAELLRQFRGVSNGGWNPKDTNFHLYTLVLAAQTPHAVGYAMGIQRDQKLAAATAGESEAGAEKPKAAVMVYFGDGASSEGDVHESMVFASSYNAPVVFFCQNNHWAISVPTAVQTRIPLSNRAKGYGFPGIRVDGNDVIAVHAVTEWALERAREGKSPVLIEAFTYRVGAHTTADDPTKYRGSEEEAQWRAKDPLERLEKYLRAEGLADDTFFEQVKADGDELAAYVRKTTHDLETPDIRTAFANTYAEAHPLVAEELAWFEEYSAGFADEAEPADTEAAN, encoded by the coding sequence ATGGGCGCCACACATCTGCCCTCTACCGAGTTCGACGGAACCGACGTGGACGACCAGCGCGAGGCGCAGGCCGAAGCCGTGTTGGGCGACCCCGCTGTCCCCATGGTCCAACTGCTGGGCCCGGACGGCACCCTGGGCACCGATCCGGTGTTCTCCGAGTACGCGGCCCGGCTCGACGCCGAAAAACTCCGCAGCTTCTACGCCGACATGGCCAAAATCCGCCGCTTCGACGTGGAGGCTACCGCGCTGCAGCGCCAGGGCCAGCTGGCCCTGTGGGTCCCGCTTACCGGCCAGGAAGCGGCCCAGATCGGTTCCGGCCGGGCCAGCCAGCCGCAGGACTACATCTTTCCCACCTACCGGGAGCACGGCGTCGCGCTGACCCGCAATGTGGACCTGGCCGAACTGCTCCGCCAGTTCCGCGGCGTGTCCAACGGCGGCTGGAATCCGAAGGACACCAACTTCCACCTGTACACCTTGGTCCTCGCCGCCCAGACCCCGCACGCCGTCGGCTACGCCATGGGCATCCAGCGGGATCAGAAGCTCGCCGCCGCCACGGCCGGGGAGTCTGAGGCCGGGGCGGAGAAGCCCAAGGCCGCCGTCATGGTCTACTTCGGCGACGGCGCCAGCTCCGAGGGTGACGTCCATGAGTCCATGGTGTTCGCTTCCTCCTACAACGCTCCCGTGGTGTTCTTCTGCCAGAACAACCACTGGGCCATCTCCGTGCCCACCGCCGTGCAGACCCGGATCCCGCTCTCCAACCGCGCCAAGGGCTACGGTTTCCCCGGGATCCGGGTGGACGGCAATGACGTGATCGCGGTCCACGCCGTCACGGAGTGGGCCCTGGAACGTGCCCGCGAAGGCAAGAGCCCGGTCCTGATCGAGGCCTTCACCTACCGCGTCGGCGCGCACACCACTGCGGACGACCCCACGAAGTACCGCGGCTCCGAGGAGGAAGCGCAGTGGCGGGCGAAAGACCCGCTGGAGCGGCTCGAGAAGTACCTCCGCGCCGAAGGCCTTGCCGACGACACCTTCTTCGAACAGGTCAAGGCCGACGGCGACGAGCTCGCCGCCTACGTCCGCAAGACCACGCACGACCTGGAAACCCCGGACATCCGCACGGCGTTCGCCAACACCTACGCCGAGGCGCACCCCCTGGTGGCCGAAGAGCTGGCGTGGTTCGAGGAATACAGCGCCGGCTTTGCCGACGAGGCGGAGCCGGCCGACACGGAGGCGGCCAACTGA
- a CDS encoding histidinol-phosphate transaminase → MTSSDNQAGGIRPRPVVDLLPRYAAGKPPVPVEGLVSYKLSSNENPLPPIPAVQQAIAAQTDFNRYPDPMSSKLRGELAGFLDVPAEDIVTGAGSLGALNQLLATFAGQNDDGKADEVIYAWRSFEAYPISVGLAGADSVQIPLTAEGRHDLDAMAAAVTARTRMILLCTPNNPTGPILTTEETERFLKRVPSDIVVVIDEAYQEFVRAGDAVDGIEMYRKYPNVVVLRTFSKAHGLAGLRVGYSVSQPELTQHLRVTATPFAVSQIAEAAAVTSLQHFGEVVERVQSLVDERDRVTAGLRELGWFVPDAQGNFVWLNLGANSAEFAALAGERALSVRAFGTEGVRVSIGEPEANTRFLELCAIYTKAPQRS, encoded by the coding sequence ATGACTTCATCAGACAACCAGGCCGGGGGGATCCGCCCGCGGCCGGTGGTAGACCTCCTTCCCCGCTACGCGGCCGGCAAGCCGCCGGTCCCGGTCGAGGGGCTCGTGAGCTACAAGCTGTCCTCCAACGAGAACCCCCTGCCCCCGATTCCTGCAGTGCAGCAGGCCATCGCGGCGCAGACCGACTTCAACCGCTACCCGGACCCGATGAGCAGCAAACTGCGCGGGGAGCTCGCCGGGTTCCTGGACGTCCCGGCCGAGGACATCGTCACCGGCGCCGGCAGTCTCGGAGCCCTCAACCAGTTGCTGGCCACCTTCGCCGGGCAGAACGACGACGGCAAAGCCGACGAGGTCATCTACGCGTGGCGCTCCTTTGAGGCCTATCCCATCAGCGTGGGCCTCGCCGGCGCGGACAGCGTGCAGATCCCGCTGACGGCCGAGGGCCGGCACGACCTCGACGCGATGGCCGCCGCGGTGACGGCGCGCACCCGGATGATCCTGCTCTGCACCCCCAACAACCCCACCGGTCCCATCCTCACCACCGAGGAAACTGAGCGCTTCCTCAAGAGGGTCCCGTCGGACATCGTGGTGGTCATTGACGAGGCGTACCAGGAGTTCGTCCGGGCCGGGGACGCGGTGGACGGCATCGAGATGTACCGCAAGTATCCCAACGTCGTCGTGCTGCGGACCTTCTCGAAAGCCCACGGGCTGGCCGGACTGCGGGTGGGCTACAGCGTGTCCCAGCCGGAGCTCACGCAGCACCTGCGCGTCACGGCCACGCCGTTCGCGGTTTCCCAGATCGCCGAGGCGGCAGCTGTCACCTCGCTCCAGCACTTCGGCGAGGTTGTAGAAAGGGTACAAAGCCTGGTCGACGAACGGGACCGCGTGACGGCCGGACTGCGCGAGCTCGGCTGGTTTGTGCCGGATGCGCAGGGCAACTTTGTCTGGCTGAATCTCGGCGCCAACAGCGCGGAATTCGCCGCGCTGGCGGGCGAACGGGCACTGTCTGTCCGGGCTTTCGGCACCGAGGGAGTGCGGGTAAGCATCGGCGAGCCGGAGGCCAACACCCGGTTCCTCGAATTGTGTGCGATCTATACAAAAGCCCCGCAACGTTCCTAG
- a CDS encoding phage holin family protein, producing the protein MRSLFVRVIVNALALWIASWILPGLDISTSATTGAVAKSGVTQGTDTIGIILAYLFIGLIFGLVNALVKPLVSLLSLPITILTLGLFTIVINAAMLYLTSWLSSYTPVHFTIDSFFWTAVLAAIIITVVSLVAGRLPGGRRR; encoded by the coding sequence ATGCGCTCACTCTTCGTGCGGGTCATCGTCAATGCACTGGCCCTGTGGATCGCCAGCTGGATCCTTCCCGGGCTCGATATCTCCACCTCGGCCACCACCGGGGCCGTGGCCAAAAGCGGCGTCACGCAGGGCACGGACACGATCGGGATCATCCTGGCCTACCTGTTCATCGGCCTGATCTTCGGCCTCGTCAATGCCCTCGTCAAACCGCTGGTCAGCCTGCTGTCGCTGCCGATCACCATCCTCACCCTGGGGCTGTTCACGATCGTCATCAACGCGGCCATGCTGTACCTCACCTCGTGGCTGAGCTCCTACACACCGGTGCATTTCACCATCGACTCCTTCTTCTGGACCGCGGTGCTCGCGGCCATCATCATCACCGTGGTGTCCCTGGTAGCCGGCCGGCTCCCGGGCGGCCGTCGGCGCTAA
- the purB gene encoding adenylosuccinate lyase, translated as MPETAATAETRTPSGRLALAASDHQIALGPLDGRYQSAVAPLVDYLSEAALNRDRVAVEVEWLIHLTSNNVLPGAGPLSSEQQAKLRAIVTEFDAASVAELADIEAVTVHDVKAVEYYIGRRLPGIGIEHLTAMVHFGCTSEDINNLSYALGVKGAVEDVWLPAARKLVAQISAMAEANRAVPMLSRTHGQPATPTTLGKELAVIAHRLTRQLDRIARTEYLGKINGATGTYAAHVASVPGADWEQVARSFVEGLGLDWNPLTTQIESHDWQAELYADVARFNRILHNVCTDIWSYISIGYFAQIPVAGATGSSTMPHKVNPIRFENAEANLEISSGLLDVLGSTLVTSRWQRDLTDSSSQRNIGVAFGHSLLAISNVAKGLDRLDVAEDVLARDLDTNWEVLGEAIQMVMRAEAIAGVAGMENPYERLKDLTRGQRVDAARMQEFVQGLGLSADAEARLLALTPGKYTGIADKLVDHLA; from the coding sequence ATGCCTGAAACTGCCGCCACAGCTGAGACCCGCACGCCGTCCGGACGCCTGGCCCTCGCCGCTTCCGACCACCAGATCGCGCTCGGCCCGCTCGACGGCCGCTACCAGTCGGCCGTCGCGCCGCTGGTGGATTACCTCTCCGAGGCCGCCCTCAACCGCGACCGGGTCGCCGTCGAGGTTGAATGGCTCATCCACCTGACCAGCAACAACGTGCTGCCCGGCGCGGGCCCGCTGAGCTCAGAGCAGCAGGCGAAGCTGCGCGCCATTGTGACCGAATTCGACGCCGCGTCGGTCGCCGAGCTGGCCGACATCGAGGCCGTCACAGTGCACGACGTCAAGGCCGTGGAGTACTACATTGGCCGGCGCCTGCCCGGGATCGGCATCGAGCACCTGACCGCCATGGTGCACTTCGGCTGCACCTCCGAGGACATCAACAACCTCTCCTACGCGCTGGGTGTCAAGGGCGCCGTGGAGGACGTCTGGCTGCCCGCCGCCCGCAAGCTCGTCGCCCAGATCAGCGCGATGGCCGAGGCCAACCGCGCGGTGCCGATGCTCTCGCGCACCCACGGCCAGCCCGCCACCCCCACAACGCTGGGCAAGGAACTCGCCGTGATCGCACACCGGCTGACCCGCCAGCTGGACCGCATCGCCCGGACCGAGTACCTCGGCAAGATCAACGGGGCCACCGGCACCTACGCGGCGCACGTCGCCTCCGTGCCGGGCGCCGACTGGGAGCAGGTCGCCCGGAGCTTCGTCGAGGGCCTTGGCCTGGACTGGAACCCGCTGACCACCCAGATCGAAAGCCACGACTGGCAGGCCGAGCTGTACGCCGACGTCGCACGCTTCAACCGGATCCTGCACAACGTCTGCACGGACATCTGGAGCTACATCTCGATCGGCTACTTCGCGCAGATCCCGGTGGCCGGCGCCACGGGGTCCTCCACCATGCCGCACAAGGTCAACCCGATCCGCTTCGAGAACGCCGAGGCGAACCTGGAGATCTCCTCAGGGCTGCTGGACGTGCTGGGCTCCACCCTGGTCACCTCCCGCTGGCAGCGCGACCTCACCGATTCCTCCTCGCAGCGCAACATCGGAGTGGCGTTCGGCCACTCCCTGCTCGCCATCTCCAACGTTGCCAAGGGCCTGGACCGCCTGGACGTCGCGGAGGACGTGCTGGCGCGGGATCTGGACACCAACTGGGAGGTCCTTGGCGAAGCAATCCAGATGGTGATGCGCGCCGAGGCTATCGCCGGTGTCGCGGGCATGGAAAACCCGTACGAACGACTCAAGGACCTGACCCGCGGCCAGCGCGTCGACGCCGCCCGGATGCAGGAATTCGTCCAGGGCCTGGGCCTGTCCGCGGACGCCGAGGCCCGGCTGCTGGCCCTCACCCCCGGCAAGTACACCGGCATCGCGGACAAGCTGGTCGACCACCTGGCCTAG
- a CDS encoding endonuclease/exonuclease/phosphatase family protein: MPSDTESTARTVLTEPDADPGPAGPSADPAALSLMSFNIRCDIPATLPGQADYWPERVPALQAVLAEELPEVLGIQEGLEHQLAVIEEALPEHYRMIGHGREGGSRGEHSCIFYDSRRLRLHEWDQFWLSDTPTVPGSATWGNDVTRIATWGRFEDNCTGRELMVVNTHFDHESENAQLRSAEAIIEHATRGPALPTVLMGDFNADAGASGAYSTLVGSGAFRDSWTAAQQRLTPEYGTFPNYKDPVIGESRIDWIAVTPDIQVAEAAVNTFRLDDRYPSDHAPIQATVRIQ; the protein is encoded by the coding sequence TTGCCGAGCGACACTGAGTCGACAGCACGGACTGTTCTGACCGAACCCGACGCCGACCCCGGCCCGGCGGGACCCAGCGCCGACCCGGCCGCCCTGAGCCTGATGAGCTTCAACATCCGCTGCGACATCCCGGCGACCCTGCCGGGGCAGGCCGACTACTGGCCCGAGCGGGTTCCGGCGCTGCAGGCCGTCCTGGCCGAGGAACTCCCGGAAGTGCTGGGGATCCAGGAAGGGCTGGAGCACCAGCTGGCCGTGATCGAGGAGGCCCTTCCGGAGCATTACCGGATGATCGGCCACGGCCGCGAGGGCGGCAGCCGGGGCGAGCACTCCTGCATCTTCTACGACTCCCGCCGCCTGCGGCTGCACGAGTGGGACCAGTTCTGGCTCTCGGATACGCCCACGGTGCCCGGCTCGGCGACCTGGGGCAACGACGTCACCCGGATCGCCACGTGGGGCCGGTTCGAAGACAACTGCACCGGGCGTGAGCTGATGGTGGTCAACACACATTTTGATCACGAGTCAGAGAACGCCCAGTTGCGCAGCGCCGAGGCCATCATCGAGCATGCCACCCGCGGGCCGGCGCTGCCGACCGTCCTGATGGGGGACTTCAACGCCGACGCCGGCGCCTCCGGGGCGTACAGCACCCTGGTGGGCAGCGGCGCCTTCCGGGATTCCTGGACCGCCGCGCAGCAACGGCTGACCCCCGAGTACGGCACGTTCCCGAATTACAAGGACCCGGTCATCGGCGAAAGCCGCATCGACTGGATCGCGGTGACGCCGGATATCCAGGTTGCCGAGGCAGCGGTCAACACCTTCCGCCTGGACGACCGCTACCCCAGCGACCACGCGCCGATCCAGGCCACGGTCCGGATCCAGTAA
- a CDS encoding histidine phosphatase family protein, with amino-acid sequence MRLLLIRHGQTPGNVLGQLDTAHPGPGLTELGERQAAALARSLVNERIELLYASTLVRTQLTATPLASSRGLEIEVLAGLREIEAGALEKLTDRESHLRYLGTVFAWTAGELDRRMPSGPSGHDFFERFDDSIARIAAANTGGDQATVAVVSHGAAIRVWTGLRAANVEAEFAARHVLANTGIVALDGDPDAGWRLIHWDGSPVGGLALADPTAEDPTGRPA; translated from the coding sequence ATGAGGCTTCTGCTGATCCGCCACGGGCAGACCCCGGGCAATGTCCTGGGCCAGCTGGACACTGCCCATCCGGGACCTGGCCTGACCGAGCTCGGCGAGCGCCAGGCGGCCGCCCTTGCCCGTTCCCTGGTGAACGAGCGGATCGAACTGCTCTACGCATCCACCCTGGTCCGCACCCAGCTCACGGCCACGCCGCTGGCCAGCAGCCGGGGCCTGGAGATCGAGGTGCTGGCCGGGCTGCGGGAAATCGAGGCCGGGGCCCTGGAAAAGCTCACCGACCGCGAATCCCACCTGCGCTACCTGGGCACCGTGTTTGCCTGGACCGCGGGTGAACTGGACCGGCGGATGCCCTCCGGCCCCAGCGGCCACGACTTCTTCGAACGCTTCGACGACTCCATCGCCAGGATCGCCGCCGCCAACACCGGCGGGGACCAGGCCACCGTCGCCGTGGTCAGCCACGGCGCGGCGATCCGGGTCTGGACCGGGCTGCGTGCCGCCAATGTCGAGGCGGAGTTCGCGGCGCGGCACGTGCTCGCCAACACCGGCATCGTGGCTCTCGACGGCGATCCCGACGCCGGCTGGCGCCTGATCCACTGGGACGGCAGTCCGGTGGGCGGACTTGCCCTCGCGGATCCGACGGCGGAAGACCCCACCGGCCGCCCGGCCTGA
- a CDS encoding GNAT family N-acetyltransferase has product MQTNPRLHIRQVPWANPVGADLRAAQQAELDARFGHSDHEPGPPPSEADTAVFLVAHDKASGQPVGCGGLRLLDDHSAEIKRLYVLPYTRGSGVASSILAALEGHAHALGITTLTAEAGSVQADGRHFYESSGFTAVPNFDPYVGVEHSYCYAKAIDSHSAARTAMV; this is encoded by the coding sequence ATGCAGACCAACCCGCGGCTCCACATCCGGCAGGTCCCCTGGGCCAACCCCGTGGGCGCCGACCTGCGGGCCGCCCAGCAGGCGGAACTGGACGCCCGCTTCGGCCACAGCGATCACGAGCCCGGACCGCCGCCGTCGGAGGCCGACACCGCGGTTTTTCTGGTGGCCCACGACAAGGCGTCCGGCCAGCCGGTTGGCTGCGGGGGGCTGCGGCTGCTGGACGACCACTCCGCGGAGATCAAACGGCTCTATGTATTGCCGTACACCCGCGGCTCGGGGGTGGCCAGTTCGATCCTGGCGGCGCTGGAAGGACATGCCCATGCCCTCGGCATCACCACCCTGACCGCGGAGGCGGGTTCGGTGCAGGCGGACGGCCGGCACTTCTACGAGAGTTCGGGCTTCACGGCCGTGCCCAATTTCGACCCCTACGTCGGGGTGGAACACTCGTACTGCTACGCCAAGGCAATCGACTCGCACAGCGCCGCGCGCACGGCAATGGTGTGA
- a CDS encoding alkaline phosphatase family protein, whose translation MSRNRAHPARRMTGLLLAAVLIAAAAACTPAPPPPGPTGSGTSTATAPPTSSFAPPSSSASATGGAQAGGKPGHVFVINLENKGYDKVWGAGSAAPYLSRTLRAQGVLLSDYYAIAHNSNPNYLAQISGQGSNPMTRADCPTYAPFTQTGTAALGLVQGTGCVYPESVPTVAGQLSAAGKTWKGYMEDMGTPCLHPEPGAKDDHAGARTGDQYATRHNPFVYFTSITSSPDCERNVVDFSALAGDLQSAATTPNLAYISPNLCHDGHDNPCVDGSPGGLAASDSWLREQVPAILDSPAFKQDGVLVITFDETEGQTTGSATIPGGAAGGRVGALVLSPFTRGGTASDTPYNHFSLLASIEDIFSLPRLGYAGAPGLKSFGADVFNARS comes from the coding sequence ATGAGCCGGAACCGTGCCCACCCCGCCCGCCGGATGACCGGCCTCCTGCTTGCCGCCGTGCTCATCGCAGCCGCCGCGGCCTGCACCCCGGCCCCACCGCCGCCCGGGCCCACCGGCAGCGGGACTTCCACGGCGACTGCACCGCCGACGTCGTCCTTCGCTCCGCCGTCGTCCTCGGCGTCCGCCACCGGCGGGGCGCAGGCTGGTGGCAAACCCGGCCATGTCTTTGTCATCAACCTCGAAAACAAGGGCTACGACAAGGTCTGGGGGGCCGGCTCCGCGGCCCCTTACCTCTCCCGGACCCTGCGCGCCCAGGGCGTGCTGCTCTCCGACTATTACGCCATCGCCCACAACTCCAATCCGAATTACCTGGCCCAAATCTCGGGGCAGGGATCAAACCCGATGACCCGTGCGGACTGCCCGACGTATGCGCCTTTCACCCAGACCGGGACGGCCGCCCTGGGCCTGGTGCAGGGCACCGGCTGTGTCTATCCCGAGTCCGTTCCCACTGTCGCCGGCCAGCTCAGTGCGGCGGGAAAGACTTGGAAGGGCTACATGGAGGACATGGGGACGCCCTGCCTGCATCCTGAACCCGGGGCCAAGGACGACCATGCGGGCGCCAGGACGGGCGACCAGTACGCCACCCGGCACAACCCCTTCGTCTACTTCACCTCGATTACCTCGTCGCCGGACTGCGAGCGCAACGTGGTGGACTTCTCGGCCCTGGCCGGCGACCTGCAGTCGGCAGCCACGACCCCGAACCTCGCCTACATCTCGCCCAACCTCTGCCATGACGGCCACGACAACCCCTGCGTCGACGGCAGCCCGGGAGGGCTGGCAGCCAGCGACAGCTGGCTTCGCGAGCAGGTGCCTGCCATCCTCGACTCCCCCGCCTTCAAGCAGGACGGCGTGCTGGTCATCACCTTCGACGAGACCGAGGGCCAGACGACCGGGTCCGCCACGATTCCGGGGGGCGCCGCCGGGGGCCGCGTCGGCGCCCTTGTGCTCTCACCCTTCACCCGCGGCGGCACAGCATCGGACACGCCCTACAACCACTTCAGCCTCCTGGCCAGCATCGAGGACATCTTCTCGCTGCCACGGCTGGGGTACGCCGGGGCGCCGGGGCTCAAGAGCTTCGGCGCGGACGTGTTCAACGCCCGCTCCTGA